One window from the genome of Gimesia aquarii encodes:
- a CDS encoding prenyltransferase/squalene oxidase repeat-containing protein: MNDEPYLVKLALRLAAGLEKLPPSSLEKHRTYILAQQQADGGFSGREGDSDLYYTGFAVRSLGILGGVENQQCIELSSYLKQFHIEKLSTIDLLSWLYCALIIQASGGEDLLTGASDNWNTQISQNLERLRTPDGGYAKSEQGALGSTYHTFLVVLIYQLIGLEIPDSNDLIQFLYDRQRDDGGFVEISPMKRSGTNPTAAAVATLLILNAMDDELKDDVRDFLNQVKSSEGGFQANTRIPFADGLSTFTGLLTAQDLGLDSLVDQKQLMQFMTEWLEFPTGGFRGASWDEQADVEYTFYGLGVLALLNA, from the coding sequence ATGAATGACGAACCTTATTTAGTCAAATTGGCCCTACGACTGGCAGCGGGATTAGAGAAACTGCCACCAAGTTCATTAGAAAAACATCGCACTTATATTCTGGCTCAACAACAGGCAGATGGGGGATTTTCCGGAAGAGAAGGAGACTCCGATCTATATTATACAGGGTTTGCGGTTCGTAGTCTGGGAATTTTAGGAGGAGTTGAAAATCAGCAGTGTATTGAACTTAGCAGCTATCTCAAACAATTCCACATAGAAAAACTGTCGACCATCGATCTGTTAAGCTGGCTCTACTGTGCTCTGATTATTCAAGCCTCAGGGGGAGAAGACCTCTTAACAGGAGCGTCTGACAACTGGAATACACAAATCTCACAAAATCTAGAACGGCTAAGAACTCCTGACGGTGGCTACGCAAAATCAGAACAAGGTGCTCTTGGAAGTACGTACCACACGTTCCTAGTCGTTTTGATCTATCAGTTGATCGGCCTTGAGATACCTGACTCAAACGATTTAATACAATTTCTTTACGATCGACAGCGTGACGATGGCGGTTTTGTAGAAATCTCGCCTATGAAACGTAGTGGCACAAACCCGACAGCCGCTGCTGTTGCGACATTACTGATCCTAAATGCAATGGATGATGAACTGAAAGACGATGTTCGCGATTTTCTCAATCAAGTGAAGAGTTCTGAGGGAGGCTTTCAGGCAAATACGCGCATTCCCTTTGCCGATGGACTATCTACGTTCACCGGATTACTGACTGCACAGGATCTGGGGCTCGACTCACTAGTCGATCAAAAGCAATTGATGCAATTTATGACCGAATGGCTTGAGTTCCCCACAGGAGGGTTTCGAGGAGCAAGCTGGGACGAGCAGGCTGATGTAGAATATACATTTTATGGCCTGGGTGTGCTGGCTCTACTTAATGCATAA
- a CDS encoding sugar phosphate isomerase/epimerase family protein: MSSFLYSLNASTIRTTPLLDKIRITAEAGYGGIELWFDEVEAFISEGGDLESISQAIQDTGLAIPTMIMLRDWWSATPEEYAQVFDRCLERIKLAARLGAEYVIACPHREKPDYDLGAQRYRELLEVGITAGAKPAVEFLGFVEDVTTIEDALQIVEKSEHPQATLVLDPFHVFRGGGSIETLAKLKPEQIAISHFNDAVDTIPRETQMDPDRVLPGDGHLDLSHYCRLLKQIGYQSWLSLELFREDLWQQDPLEVAKLGLERMQSLAENA; the protein is encoded by the coding sequence ATGAGTTCTTTTCTCTACAGCCTGAATGCCAGTACAATCCGTACGACTCCACTGCTTGACAAAATTCGTATCACAGCAGAAGCCGGTTACGGCGGCATTGAGCTCTGGTTTGATGAAGTTGAAGCATTTATTTCAGAGGGTGGCGATCTTGAAAGTATCTCACAAGCAATTCAGGACACGGGGCTAGCCATTCCCACAATGATTATGTTGCGTGACTGGTGGTCTGCTACACCTGAAGAATACGCCCAAGTTTTTGATCGTTGCCTGGAACGCATCAAGCTTGCAGCCAGGCTGGGAGCAGAATATGTTATTGCCTGTCCACACCGTGAGAAACCTGACTATGACCTGGGGGCGCAGCGTTATCGAGAACTGTTGGAAGTAGGAATCACAGCTGGCGCGAAACCCGCGGTGGAATTTTTAGGATTCGTAGAAGATGTCACTACCATTGAAGATGCCTTACAAATTGTCGAAAAATCGGAACACCCACAGGCAACATTGGTACTCGATCCGTTTCACGTCTTTCGTGGTGGAGGCTCAATAGAGACGCTTGCCAAACTCAAGCCTGAGCAGATTGCCATTTCGCACTTTAACGATGCCGTTGATACGATTCCCCGAGAGACGCAGATGGACCCAGACCGGGTTCTACCAGGAGACGGACATCTTGACTTGTCGCATTACTGCCGGCTTTTAAAACAGATCGGTTATCAAAGCTGGCTTTCTCTTGAATTATTTCGAGAAGATCTCTGGCAGCAAGATCCACTGGAAGTTGCCAAACTGGGACTAGAACGTATGCAGTCCTTAGCTGAAAATGCATGA
- a CDS encoding DUF6807 domain-containing protein, with product MNQLFPQYEIVPLPDFQFSFRVKGKERLRWHHSPEYQRPFFYPLTGPSGIPLTRIGHPGAPNHDHHRSVWFAHHKVLGINFWANDTGAKIIQKRWLSIDEREDEAILAVELEWFDGHDPLPLLRQELISAVRTNANDELFLELQSAFIPTANALEFQKTNFGFLAVRVAKTISSFFGAGKITNSRKQVGEKNIFGKPAEWMDYSGPVIPDVTEGITYFSHPSNPIAKPQAAVSWHVREDGWMGASPCMHGPLESTQNSPLVFRFLLHAHANEINHDLANGIYQKFATSQSYQLKKSEKRHTSATVVRTSS from the coding sequence GTGAATCAACTTTTTCCTCAATATGAAATCGTTCCACTTCCCGATTTTCAATTTTCCTTTCGGGTCAAAGGAAAAGAACGGCTTCGCTGGCACCATAGTCCTGAATATCAACGCCCTTTCTTTTATCCTTTAACCGGTCCCTCAGGTATTCCTTTGACACGTATCGGACATCCTGGCGCGCCAAACCATGATCATCATCGATCAGTCTGGTTTGCACATCACAAAGTACTCGGAATCAATTTCTGGGCAAACGACACAGGTGCCAAAATCATTCAAAAACGATGGCTCTCTATCGACGAGCGTGAAGACGAAGCTATCCTCGCTGTCGAACTGGAGTGGTTTGATGGCCATGATCCACTACCTTTACTGAGACAGGAATTGATTTCGGCCGTCAGAACCAATGCGAATGATGAACTGTTTTTAGAGCTACAGTCCGCATTTATTCCCACTGCCAACGCATTGGAATTTCAAAAAACGAATTTTGGGTTTCTCGCCGTGCGAGTTGCTAAAACCATTTCGAGCTTTTTTGGGGCAGGTAAGATCACAAATAGCCGCAAACAAGTTGGTGAAAAAAACATCTTTGGAAAACCAGCTGAGTGGATGGATTATTCGGGACCGGTAATACCAGATGTGACAGAAGGGATCACTTATTTCTCTCATCCATCCAATCCAATAGCAAAACCACAAGCTGCCGTCTCATGGCATGTTCGTGAAGACGGATGGATGGGCGCTTCACCTTGTATGCATGGCCCGCTTGAATCAACCCAAAATTCACCTTTAGTATTTCGATTTTTATTGCATGCACATGCGAATGAAATCAACCATGATCTGGCAAACGGAATTTATCAGAAGTTCGCTACAAGTCAGTCTTACCAACTGAAAAAATCTGAAAAACGCCATACAAGCGCGACTGTAGTTAGAACTTCTTCGTGA
- a CDS encoding pectate lyase, with protein sequence MLVSSICPRTRFAFFLCSLCFGVSSGQYLFAEVSPTDAKQAMKRATRFFTDEVSTEGGYLWTYSADLSLREGEGRASDSMIWLQPPGTPTVGEAFLTAYQKTGEPYLLDAAREAANALVKGQLKSGGWGHYIDFNKRENVQYRIDGGGPKARNRTTFDDNKSQSALRFLILLDQELKFQNQSVHEAAMYALNSFLKAQFPNGAWPQQYSSFPNPKDYPVLKASYPASWSRDFPKKKYTDYYTFNDNVIGDLVDLMFLANHVYKDSRYRKAALKAGDFILLAQMPEPQPAWAQQYNSKMQPAWARRFEPPSITGGESQGVIKTLMQIYIYSSEKKYLKPIPAALAYLRKSELPNGKLARFYELKTNRPLYFTKQYQLTYKADDLPTHYGFMITSKVNQLESRYRKLLKASPKQLASMRFPTRRVRLTPALTAKAKSAIEALDTGGAWVTQGEIRSAKLKNTPVIETRVFVKNLETLANFVAAHQRD encoded by the coding sequence ATGCTTGTTTCTTCCATTTGTCCGAGAACACGTTTCGCGTTTTTTCTCTGTTCTCTTTGTTTTGGGGTAAGTTCTGGACAGTATCTGTTTGCTGAGGTCTCTCCCACTGATGCGAAACAGGCGATGAAAAGAGCGACACGTTTTTTTACAGATGAGGTATCTACTGAGGGAGGTTATCTCTGGACGTACAGTGCAGACTTGTCACTTCGGGAAGGAGAAGGCCGCGCTTCTGATTCTATGATCTGGCTTCAACCGCCGGGCACACCGACAGTGGGTGAAGCGTTTTTGACCGCTTATCAGAAAACAGGTGAACCGTATTTACTGGATGCGGCCAGGGAGGCTGCAAATGCCTTGGTTAAAGGTCAGCTGAAGTCGGGAGGCTGGGGGCACTATATTGATTTCAATAAACGTGAGAATGTCCAATATCGCATTGATGGTGGAGGCCCGAAAGCCAGAAATCGGACAACATTCGACGACAATAAATCGCAGTCCGCACTTCGCTTTTTGATTCTGTTGGACCAGGAACTTAAGTTTCAGAATCAATCCGTTCATGAAGCAGCCATGTATGCTTTGAATTCATTTCTGAAAGCTCAGTTTCCCAATGGTGCCTGGCCGCAACAATATTCGAGCTTTCCGAACCCCAAGGATTATCCTGTTCTCAAAGCCAGCTATCCAGCGAGTTGGTCTCGAGATTTTCCTAAAAAGAAGTACACAGATTATTATACATTCAATGACAACGTGATCGGAGATTTGGTGGATCTCATGTTTCTGGCGAACCATGTTTATAAAGATTCCCGTTATCGTAAGGCGGCTTTGAAAGCAGGAGATTTTATATTGCTTGCTCAAATGCCGGAACCACAGCCTGCCTGGGCGCAACAGTATAATTCTAAGATGCAACCTGCCTGGGCACGAAGGTTTGAACCTCCTTCGATTACAGGAGGTGAGTCGCAGGGAGTCATTAAGACGTTAATGCAAATTTATATTTATTCAAGTGAGAAAAAGTATCTGAAGCCGATTCCTGCCGCACTTGCTTATTTGCGGAAATCAGAATTGCCCAATGGAAAATTGGCCCGTTTTTATGAATTGAAAACGAATCGTCCTTTATATTTTACAAAACAATATCAACTCACCTACAAAGCTGATGATTTACCCACTCACTATGGTTTTATGATTACTTCGAAAGTGAATCAACTGGAAAGCCGTTATCGCAAACTTTTGAAAGCGTCTCCTAAACAGCTTGCTTCCATGCGATTTCCAACTCGTCGTGTTCGTTTAACACCTGCTCTCACGGCAAAAGCAAAATCAGCGATCGAGGCACTAGATACGGGCGGTGCCTGGGTGACTCAGGGAGAAATCCGTTCTGCTAAGCTGAAGAATACTCCAGTCATTGAAACGCGAGTCTTTGTAAAAAATCTGGAGACACTAGCTAATTTCGTAGCCGCTCATCAACGCGATTAA
- a CDS encoding BBP7 family outer membrane beta-barrel protein has protein sequence MSRTSWKVMMITPFRLSALLVFLCSTGLLVGEKHVIAADDGELEYVMHGDADVVGDEYIENSGLFSGINTYSRTMVRKLPVDRGWTYDSPIDRSIKNAFQTSKLRLDYLHWSIEGPDNVLLSAPILGNPDPTAPAPAFDRETGISRGNGVALAYTDKSMDTNGMRGILEFALPEGSLEWNVWGLFRNESTRPTNEIFGTRTTVDPTDDLVVVTNFNVNGALASNTNVYDTSYTVDMNTEMVGTGINYVLDPYLPGEGFRMRPLFGFRFISLQESMNQVGVDSGGGIGLPRTTTIASTVENRVFGPSIGARAEYSNNRFSIGAEPKFTFGFNRNTNQVATDQLFVPTDPRIVSVQKNNEFSPTFQLTVYAKMQVNEHMKFFIGYDYLFIGQISRAFNIIDYNEDRTATNPATGTKVRQQHEDFTADGISAGVEFIW, from the coding sequence ATGAGTCGCACATCCTGGAAAGTAATGATGATTACTCCATTCAGACTGAGTGCACTACTGGTGTTCTTGTGCTCTACCGGATTACTGGTTGGAGAGAAACATGTAATAGCAGCCGATGATGGCGAGCTGGAATATGTTATGCACGGTGATGCAGATGTGGTAGGCGATGAATATATTGAAAACTCAGGGTTGTTCTCTGGCATCAATACTTATTCAAGGACGATGGTTCGCAAGTTGCCAGTGGATCGTGGTTGGACTTATGATTCACCTATAGATAGATCCATTAAAAACGCGTTTCAAACGTCCAAATTGCGACTTGACTATTTACATTGGTCAATTGAAGGACCTGACAATGTTCTCCTGAGTGCACCAATTCTGGGGAATCCAGACCCAACAGCACCTGCCCCCGCTTTTGATCGTGAGACTGGCATCTCGCGTGGAAATGGTGTGGCATTGGCTTATACTGATAAATCCATGGATACAAACGGAATGCGGGGGATCCTCGAATTCGCATTACCTGAGGGAAGCCTGGAATGGAATGTTTGGGGGCTGTTCAGGAATGAATCAACCCGTCCAACAAATGAAATCTTTGGTACACGAACTACTGTTGATCCGACTGACGATTTGGTGGTTGTGACGAATTTTAATGTCAATGGCGCCCTTGCTTCTAATACGAATGTTTATGATACCAGTTACACCGTTGACATGAATACAGAAATGGTTGGTACGGGAATCAATTATGTATTAGACCCTTATCTTCCTGGTGAAGGCTTTCGTATGCGGCCCTTATTTGGTTTTCGGTTTATCAGTTTGCAGGAATCGATGAATCAAGTGGGAGTCGATTCAGGTGGCGGAATTGGTTTGCCCCGTACGACAACGATTGCTTCTACAGTTGAAAACCGGGTCTTTGGACCTAGCATTGGTGCACGTGCGGAATACTCGAATAATCGATTTTCAATCGGGGCCGAGCCCAAGTTTACATTTGGTTTTAATCGCAATACCAACCAAGTAGCTACAGATCAATTATTTGTACCAACCGATCCGCGTATTGTTTCTGTTCAGAAAAACAATGAGTTTTCACCAACCTTTCAGCTAACAGTTTATGCAAAAATGCAAGTTAATGAACATATGAAGTTTTTCATTGGTTACGATTATTTGTTTATTGGTCAGATCTCACGTGCTTTCAATATTATCGATTACAACGAAGACCGCACAGCAACAAACCCTGCGACAGGAACTAAAGTGAGACAACAACACGAAGACTTTACAGCAGACGGTATCAGTGCCGGCGTTGAGTTTATCTGGTGA
- a CDS encoding right-handed parallel beta-helix repeat-containing protein — translation MNDPEIIVIDKNKFMTDQNTTERDDNAKLHSTCITEVKQMPVLTSSYSGRFMKIAFRLIAGVIVLAISAMSGTLLAEEQEFSTIIADGSETTDTLDGISSIVPGNGMGTLFRAGHQAGKTVGLEESISHLEAMPYLFTYTKNPDDAGMLFGNFRLFRTNRGHLGGGLGLGYRFFNYDRDRIFGASFYYDRDDSSTKIFQQLVLNVETMGRFWDANGNFYLPIGTRQKLLDVQFNEGSQRFSGFNVLYDQTRTLGTAMRGFDAEFGVPIWGQIAQKHEARAYAGTYHFAATGSEDVWGWRGRLQANPVPNVLMELSLTNDATFNTNVFFNVTWTFAGRPEWNKMEKSTQMYRMAERVRRNYNVVVEQRDVVDSGLIAINPATGLPWTISHVDSNAGPGGTGTVLDPFQTIADAQAGPANDIIFTHAGSVFDNGPPITLAAGDRILGEGQGVDHFIDIEGFGPRLLPNSPAFGNPSFVRPTFNNTVGDGVILASNSEFSGFIINTPTGRGVVGVGVSGTTVDNVDINDAAGEGIFLSGTTGTLSFDTTNITNAAGDAFVVDGGDPFVNYVGTITNTAAGRAVLIQNTTGGSVNMTGSTITDTNSQGVLVSNIAGGAVLDNVTITGSTNEGIHVTGGTAGAIVTVRNTGQAANIIDGATDASIFVENYQGIFQIEDVDILNRNGTGILVENLSGDISVVGNTTITNGVSLATDHGIDVNNSTGNILFGGTLGITGGAGEGISFNAGNNTGSFNVTGTTTISGTAAEAFIVLNDSPVIRMGDTILSNASTTNSVLLINNAGQGGTAGQVSFGNTTVTGTTLSTVPTVHILNTTPIVNFGSLSVTANSTAYTAVVPAIVAPAISVETNPGNINFGDLNVTAANNLGLIANNNTGTLSSTGGVFNVTNAAAIDIQDTNLSMILTSVTAGPTSGPDLNLGDGFFLNSAGIRLVRTPGLFSIAGDGATIDAGGTITGATHGVWLADIGRVNIDGLEIDAPTVSGIEWQETTVADGPVVNLTRVRVEDSLGDGIRIINGRTFQITDSELLDNGTDATEHSIEYTANLELDDTNDDSFNITIQNNTITDDSADAIRIQSAGVLLDDSLLEVLLEGNNITNSVSNTAGLSVIWEGPMDITVANANNFFGTGATNNQGINIDATSSDLADLMSLTVINNNNFIISGTNSEGIQVSTEGPSNILISNNIDQGIVMAGEDSTGLRFLDLAANSNVQIDTNIINMTAIGGNAIFFDLIDATNSSVVIDNNLIGLFDGGFDDNETAVGFNAMTNGPLALGTGINNIVNVTFVGNNNSFILFNPGGGTFDGQISLNGFLLP, via the coding sequence ATGAATGATCCTGAAATTATTGTCATAGATAAAAACAAATTCATGACAGATCAAAATACAACAGAGCGAGACGATAACGCCAAATTGCACTCAACGTGCATAACCGAGGTGAAACAGATGCCTGTGTTGACATCAAGCTATTCTGGACGATTTATGAAAATTGCATTTCGCCTGATCGCAGGTGTGATCGTTCTGGCAATTTCTGCCATGTCAGGAACATTACTGGCCGAAGAACAGGAATTTTCAACAATCATTGCAGATGGTTCAGAGACGACGGATACACTCGATGGAATCTCATCAATTGTGCCCGGTAATGGCATGGGAACACTGTTTCGAGCCGGACATCAGGCAGGTAAAACCGTTGGTTTAGAGGAATCCATTTCTCATCTTGAGGCCATGCCATATCTGTTTACATACACGAAAAATCCTGATGATGCAGGTATGTTATTTGGAAACTTTCGTTTGTTTAGAACAAATCGTGGTCATCTTGGCGGTGGTCTTGGGCTTGGTTATCGATTTTTCAATTATGACAGAGACCGAATTTTTGGAGCCAGTTTTTATTATGATCGTGATGACTCTTCTACAAAAATTTTCCAACAGTTAGTTCTCAATGTAGAAACAATGGGACGCTTTTGGGACGCGAATGGAAACTTCTATCTGCCTATTGGAACTCGTCAGAAATTGCTTGACGTTCAATTTAATGAAGGTAGTCAGCGGTTTTCAGGATTCAATGTTCTTTATGACCAGACACGTACACTTGGAACAGCAATGCGTGGTTTTGATGCTGAATTCGGAGTTCCCATTTGGGGGCAAATCGCTCAAAAACATGAAGCGCGCGCTTACGCGGGAACTTATCACTTCGCAGCAACAGGCAGTGAAGACGTCTGGGGCTGGCGAGGTCGTTTGCAGGCAAATCCGGTTCCCAATGTTTTGATGGAACTCAGCTTAACCAACGACGCGACCTTTAATACGAATGTTTTCTTCAATGTGACATGGACCTTTGCAGGTCGACCTGAGTGGAACAAGATGGAAAAATCCACTCAGATGTATCGTATGGCTGAACGGGTCAGAAGAAATTACAATGTTGTTGTCGAACAACGTGATGTGGTCGATTCCGGGCTGATTGCCATAAATCCAGCCACGGGGCTTCCCTGGACAATCTCCCATGTTGATTCAAATGCAGGGCCGGGAGGGACTGGAACGGTCCTCGATCCTTTCCAGACGATTGCAGATGCTCAGGCAGGGCCTGCTAATGATATTATCTTCACTCATGCTGGAAGTGTATTCGATAACGGACCACCGATTACACTTGCTGCAGGTGACCGAATACTGGGAGAAGGACAGGGAGTTGATCACTTCATAGATATTGAAGGATTTGGTCCCAGGTTGTTACCAAACTCTCCTGCTTTTGGAAATCCAAGTTTTGTACGACCAACATTTAATAACACAGTTGGTGATGGCGTTATACTTGCATCAAATAGCGAGTTTTCTGGTTTCATCATTAATACCCCCACTGGACGTGGTGTTGTAGGGGTCGGTGTTTCTGGTACGACTGTAGACAATGTTGATATCAATGATGCCGCTGGAGAGGGAATTTTCCTAAGTGGAACGACGGGTACGCTCTCGTTTGACACTACGAATATTACTAATGCTGCTGGCGATGCATTTGTTGTCGATGGAGGTGACCCATTTGTAAATTATGTAGGAACTATCACCAATACGGCAGCAGGTCGAGCAGTTTTGATTCAAAATACGACAGGGGGATCTGTCAATATGACGGGTTCAACTATTACCGATACGAATAGCCAAGGTGTTTTGGTTAGTAATATAGCTGGTGGAGCAGTCTTAGATAACGTGACCATTACTGGAAGTACGAACGAGGGAATTCATGTTACTGGCGGTACTGCAGGTGCAATTGTGACTGTCAGAAATACTGGCCAGGCAGCAAACATAATTGATGGAGCAACTGATGCCAGTATTTTTGTGGAAAATTATCAGGGCATTTTCCAGATCGAAGATGTTGACATCCTGAATCGTAATGGAACAGGTATCTTGGTCGAGAATCTCTCAGGTGACATCTCGGTTGTTGGAAATACGACGATCACAAATGGGGTCTCACTTGCGACCGATCATGGTATTGATGTGAATAACTCTACCGGAAATATTTTATTCGGTGGAACCCTCGGGATTACCGGTGGAGCGGGAGAGGGGATTTCATTTAATGCCGGTAATAATACGGGATCCTTTAATGTTACTGGTACCACAACCATCTCCGGGACAGCGGCAGAGGCATTTATCGTCTTGAATGACAGTCCTGTGATCAGGATGGGGGATACAATTCTCTCCAATGCCAGTACGACAAATTCGGTATTGTTGATCAACAATGCAGGACAGGGGGGGACTGCGGGGCAAGTTTCCTTTGGTAATACCACAGTAACGGGAACTACTCTTTCAACAGTTCCTACTGTGCATATTCTCAATACGACTCCGATTGTCAACTTCGGTTCACTCAGTGTCACTGCCAACAGCACTGCATATACTGCAGTGGTACCGGCGATTGTGGCACCTGCGATATCTGTGGAAACAAACCCCGGCAATATTAACTTTGGTGACTTAAATGTGACAGCAGCTAATAACCTGGGGCTCATTGCCAACAATAACACTGGTACATTGAGCTCAACTGGGGGTGTCTTCAATGTTACAAATGCTGCTGCCATCGATATTCAAGATACTAATCTTTCAATGATTTTGACATCAGTAACTGCAGGACCGACAAGTGGCCCTGATTTAAATTTAGGAGATGGCTTCTTTTTGAATAGTGCTGGTATTCGACTGGTTCGTACACCAGGTCTATTTTCAATCGCCGGCGATGGAGCCACAATTGATGCCGGGGGAACTATTACCGGTGCGACTCACGGAGTATGGTTAGCAGATATTGGTCGTGTCAATATTGATGGATTAGAAATAGATGCACCTACTGTTTCTGGTATCGAGTGGCAGGAAACCACTGTTGCCGATGGCCCCGTGGTGAATTTGACACGAGTCAGAGTCGAAGATTCTTTAGGCGACGGGATTCGAATTATCAACGGACGCACATTCCAGATAACCGATTCAGAGTTATTGGATAATGGTACTGATGCTACAGAACATTCTATTGAATACACAGCAAATCTAGAACTAGATGATACAAACGATGACTCCTTTAACATCACGATTCAGAACAATACGATCACAGACGATAGTGCAGATGCCATTCGCATACAGTCTGCAGGAGTACTGCTAGATGATTCTCTGCTAGAAGTATTATTGGAAGGAAATAATATTACAAACAGTGTTTCTAATACTGCAGGGTTGAGCGTGATTTGGGAAGGACCAATGGATATTACCGTTGCAAACGCGAACAACTTTTTTGGTACAGGAGCCACTAATAACCAGGGAATCAACATAGATGCAACCAGTAGTGATTTGGCAGATCTGATGTCCTTAACTGTGATCAACAATAATAACTTTATTATCTCAGGAACAAACAGTGAAGGTATTCAGGTTTCAACTGAAGGGCCCTCGAATATCCTGATTTCCAATAATATTGATCAAGGTATTGTGATGGCAGGTGAGGACTCGACTGGTCTGCGATTCTTGGATCTAGCTGCTAATAGCAATGTGCAAATTGATACCAATATCATCAACATGACGGCAATTGGTGGTAATGCGATCTTCTTTGATTTAATCGATGCCACTAATTCCTCGGTTGTCATTGATAACAACCTGATTGGGTTGTTTGATGGTGGATTCGATGACAATGAAACGGCCGTCGGTTTCAACGCGATGACCAATGGACCACTCGCATTGGGAACTGGTATTAATAATATTGTGAATGTGACTTTTGTAGGCAACAACAACAGCTTTATTCTGTTCAATCCTGGCGGAGGTACATTTGATGGCCAAATCAGCCTGAATGGCTTCTTGCTTCCATAA
- a CDS encoding GntP family permease produces MLENYPFLILFIGIATVIGMIIFLKINAFLALITAAIVVSLLGPESVMNPETGETVNRIKRVAIAFGNSVSGIGIVIALAAIIGKCMMDSGAADRIVRAFLKTLGEKNASFALMGSGFVLAVPVFFDTVFYLLIPLARSLYRSTKKNYLMYIMAIAAGGAITHTLVPPTPGPLFMADNLGVDLGKMIFVGALVALPAAFAGIFYAMFANRVMNIPMREVAEHKDPDPLEEHELPSLTISLIPIVLPVLMITTNTLVNSMLASGVGPQSLLQKISPFTSIIGDANFALLIATAIALGILYHQRKMTLLKLGASVENALMSGGVIILITAGGGAFGKMLTVAQIGPAIQNMFSTTETEATGLSFLFLGFGIAALLKVAQGSSTVAMITTSAMLAAMQVTPQMLGFDPVYLATAIGAGSLIGSWMNDSGFWIFCKMSGLTEAEALKSWTPLLIVLGFTSLATTILLSIVWPMT; encoded by the coding sequence ATGTTGGAGAACTATCCATTTCTGATCTTATTCATTGGTATTGCCACCGTCATCGGCATGATCATCTTTCTAAAGATCAATGCATTTCTGGCGTTGATTACTGCAGCCATAGTAGTCAGCCTACTGGGGCCCGAGTCAGTAATGAATCCGGAGACTGGCGAAACAGTTAACCGTATTAAGCGCGTTGCGATTGCTTTTGGTAACTCGGTCTCCGGAATTGGTATCGTGATCGCGCTTGCTGCCATCATTGGAAAATGCATGATGGATAGCGGGGCTGCCGACCGAATTGTCAGAGCGTTTTTAAAAACACTCGGTGAAAAGAACGCATCATTTGCCCTCATGGGTAGTGGATTTGTTTTAGCTGTACCCGTTTTTTTTGATACGGTCTTTTATCTCCTGATTCCGCTGGCACGCTCACTCTATCGTAGCACCAAAAAGAATTATTTGATGTATATCATGGCTATTGCTGCGGGAGGAGCAATTACACATACGCTGGTGCCTCCCACACCCGGGCCCTTATTTATGGCCGACAATCTGGGAGTAGACTTAGGAAAGATGATTTTTGTGGGCGCACTCGTCGCACTGCCGGCTGCTTTTGCAGGGATCTTTTACGCCATGTTTGCTAACCGGGTCATGAATATTCCCATGCGGGAAGTCGCAGAGCATAAAGATCCCGATCCACTGGAAGAACATGAATTGCCTTCTCTTACAATTTCTCTCATACCCATCGTGTTACCCGTGTTGATGATCACTACCAACACGCTTGTGAATTCCATGCTGGCGAGTGGAGTCGGCCCACAAAGTTTATTACAAAAAATCAGTCCTTTCACATCGATTATTGGAGATGCCAATTTTGCGTTGTTAATAGCCACCGCAATTGCTCTGGGAATTCTTTATCATCAGCGAAAAATGACACTCCTTAAATTAGGAGCCTCCGTTGAAAATGCCCTCATGAGTGGTGGCGTGATTATTCTGATCACAGCTGGCGGGGGCGCCTTTGGTAAAATGTTGACGGTGGCCCAAATTGGTCCTGCGATTCAAAACATGTTTAGTACTACTGAAACGGAGGCGACCGGACTCAGTTTTCTATTCCTGGGATTCGGAATTGCCGCCTTACTGAAAGTCGCGCAAGGCTCCAGTACGGTAGCCATGATTACGACCTCAGCGATGTTGGCAGCAATGCAGGTGACACCCCAAATGTTGGGTTTTGATCCGGTCTATCTGGCGACGGCCATCGGCGCAGGTTCACTGATTGGTTCCTGGATGAACGACAGCGGCTTTTGGATTTTCTGTAAGATGAGCGGTTTAACTGAAGCAGAAGCATTGAAATCATGGACTCCGTTACTGATTGTATTGGGCTTTACCAGTCTGGCTACCACTATTTTGCTGTCGATCGTCTGGCCAATGACCTAG